The following proteins are encoded in a genomic region of Reichenbachiella sp.:
- a CDS encoding ATP-binding protein — MDTVGSGISWSEIQKKKEGSITIYYRSTEPFLIEESDGSLRGLEYEMMVGFKYFLWNKYGIRIDLDWQSKESFKYVFGLIKDNPKEGEFGLDIISRTTVREQSVGFSDPYFPDIQVLVSDKSIPTVSSLAEFQEQFGEYTAVSVSETTYDQYLKNIRKEHAIDFNIIYKESSNDILTGILEQSGRFGYMDLPNYLIALNQNLAIKRQPILPVKGIGFSIIFKKGSDWETPINEYLGSAEYEILRNKGIQKYLGSDVYDLIESISQGEDEEMVLLLKEKELVDRELLERSKQVQQQEYITNMLIACVVIVFLIAFALYNRSKIKSKANKILTAHREMIENQNELLSKRNNELLELDEEKNNFINILSHDLRAPINNITALAGLLAMDDNLSESQVGSIKHIAAESRRLNKMVTRILDVERIESKSTEDFRIINLTNVIDKVIANYEKQALDKKITLAFDSEGEHNVMGLEQYLFHVFENLLSNAIKFSPLGEAIWIRVIKKGDHHLINFTDGGPGMTEEDQQLMFKKFQRLSAKPTAGERSTGLGLSIVAKYTELLGGKLTWESAPNEGTTFTVSLKAV, encoded by the coding sequence TTGGACACGGTAGGGTCTGGAATAAGTTGGTCAGAGATTCAAAAGAAAAAAGAAGGATCAATAACTATATACTATCGTAGTACAGAACCCTTTCTAATCGAAGAATCAGACGGCTCATTACGAGGTCTTGAATACGAAATGATGGTTGGATTCAAGTACTTTTTATGGAATAAATACGGCATACGCATCGATTTGGACTGGCAATCTAAAGAAAGCTTCAAATATGTTTTTGGACTGATCAAAGACAATCCCAAAGAAGGCGAGTTTGGATTAGATATTATCTCCAGAACAACAGTTCGTGAACAGTCGGTTGGCTTTTCGGACCCATATTTTCCAGACATCCAGGTGCTGGTCTCAGATAAATCCATTCCTACGGTCAGTTCTTTAGCTGAGTTTCAAGAACAATTTGGTGAATATACAGCAGTCTCCGTATCGGAAACCACCTATGATCAATACCTTAAGAACATTAGGAAAGAACATGCGATTGATTTTAATATTATATACAAAGAATCGAGTAATGACATTCTAACTGGAATATTGGAACAGTCAGGGAGGTTTGGCTATATGGACCTACCAAATTACCTTATAGCGCTCAACCAAAATTTAGCTATCAAACGACAACCTATCCTACCGGTTAAAGGCATTGGCTTCAGCATTATTTTCAAAAAAGGTAGTGATTGGGAAACACCCATCAATGAATATCTGGGAAGTGCTGAATACGAAATATTGAGAAATAAGGGTATTCAAAAATATTTAGGAAGTGATGTATATGATCTGATTGAGAGTATTTCGCAAGGTGAGGATGAAGAAATGGTCTTGCTTCTCAAGGAAAAAGAGCTTGTCGACCGAGAACTTTTGGAACGGTCGAAACAGGTTCAACAGCAGGAATACATTACTAATATGCTAATCGCCTGCGTTGTTATTGTATTCTTAATTGCCTTCGCCTTGTACAATAGAAGCAAAATAAAATCTAAGGCCAACAAAATATTGACTGCCCATCGGGAGATGATTGAAAATCAAAATGAATTGTTGAGCAAGCGAAACAATGAACTCCTGGAATTGGATGAAGAAAAAAACAACTTTATTAATATTCTTTCACACGACCTGAGGGCTCCAATCAATAATATTACTGCACTAGCAGGCTTATTGGCGATGGATGACAATTTATCAGAAAGTCAAGTAGGGTCCATCAAGCACATTGCTGCCGAATCGAGGAGGCTTAACAAAATGGTGACTAGAATTCTGGATGTAGAGCGAATAGAATCAAAATCCACAGAAGATTTTCGCATTATTAATTTGACCAATGTCATTGATAAAGTAATAGCCAATTATGAAAAACAAGCCCTCGACAAAAAAATTACTTTGGCCTTTGATTCTGAAGGAGAGCACAACGTGATGGGACTGGAGCAATATCTATTTCATGTATTTGAAAACCTCCTATCCAATGCTATCAAGTTCTCTCCTCTTGGAGAAGCTATTTGGATTAGAGTAATAAAAAAGGGAGATCACCACTTGATCAATTTTACAGACGGAGGGCCTGGAATGACAGAAGAAGATCAACAATTGATGTTCAAAAAATTCCAACGATTAAGTGCTAAACCTACAGCAGGAGAACGATCGACTGGCCTTGGACTTTCTATTGTGGCCAAATACACCGAACTATTAGGAGGTAAATTGACCTGGGAATCAGCACCTAATGAGGGGACTACATTCACTGTTTCATTGAAGGCAGTATAA
- a CDS encoding OsmC family protein, translating into MSTFAVAITKDELTTQVSTDGHMGLVDEPVEIGGLNKGPTPYDLLCGALASCTSITLRLYANRKEWDVTRIRVEVKHAKDYKEVCEDCENQSQKVDVFERIISLEGNLDEKQKQRMLQIANACPVHKTLEAEAIVESKLKE; encoded by the coding sequence ATGAGCACTTTTGCTGTTGCAATTACTAAAGATGAACTTACCACCCAAGTCAGTACAGATGGCCACATGGGACTAGTAGATGAACCCGTTGAAATTGGAGGATTAAACAAGGGACCCACGCCCTATGACCTATTATGTGGTGCGTTAGCAAGTTGCACGTCAATTACCCTTCGTTTATATGCCAATCGAAAAGAATGGGATGTTACTCGAATTAGAGTTGAGGTAAAGCACGCTAAGGATTATAAAGAGGTTTGTGAAGACTGTGAAAATCAATCTCAAAAAGTAGATGTTTTTGAACGCATCATAAGTCTGGAAGGTAATCTTGATGAAAAACAAAAACAGCGAATGCTGCAAATTGCAAATGCCTGTCCAGTACACAAGACACTAGAAGCAGAGGCTATTGTTGAATCTAAATTGAAGGAATAA
- a CDS encoding MerR family transcriptional regulator yields MITYTVAQVESLTGISAHSLRVWERRYNFIKPHRTETNIRYYSDKQLKKLINVGILLKHNYKISKVAAMDDNKIHDLISSILLGQQENYQDDIKSLTVSMIDLDEAGFNKLFNTHINKNGLVNTFIQLIYPFLQHVGVLWGINKTMPAQEHFISNLIRQKLISATENLPLARSEAPSLLLYLFEGEDHEIGLLLANYIAKELGWKTYYLGSNVPYENIEIISKQTSPDLLFTMFVSPRKSKFAQAMDDFLKNINTKMLYSGHGDIIKKSQHQNKTHFLQSPEDFRQFLSEYKK; encoded by the coding sequence ATGATTACTTATACCGTAGCACAAGTTGAATCATTAACAGGTATTTCTGCACATTCTCTTAGAGTATGGGAGCGACGATACAACTTCATTAAACCTCATAGAACCGAGACTAATATTAGATACTACTCCGATAAACAATTGAAAAAATTGATCAATGTGGGTATTCTACTCAAGCATAATTATAAGATATCCAAAGTCGCAGCCATGGACGACAACAAAATCCATGATCTTATAAGTAGCATTCTCCTAGGCCAGCAGGAAAACTATCAAGACGATATTAAATCTCTGACCGTGTCGATGATTGACCTGGATGAAGCTGGATTCAACAAGCTATTCAACACACACATCAATAAAAATGGGTTGGTCAATACTTTCATTCAGCTCATTTATCCCTTTCTTCAACATGTAGGTGTGCTATGGGGGATTAATAAAACTATGCCTGCCCAAGAGCATTTCATTTCTAACCTCATCAGACAGAAGTTGATCTCTGCAACCGAAAATTTACCTTTAGCAAGGTCTGAAGCCCCGAGTCTATTACTTTATTTATTTGAAGGTGAAGACCATGAGATTGGTTTATTATTGGCCAATTACATCGCCAAGGAATTGGGATGGAAAACCTATTATTTAGGTTCAAATGTCCCTTATGAAAATATTGAGATCATATCTAAACAAACGTCGCCTGATCTCCTGTTTACCATGTTCGTATCTCCCCGAAAATCCAAATTTGCACAAGCTATGGATGATTTTTTAAAGAATATCAATACCAAAATGCTTTATTCGGGTCACGGCGACATCATCAAAAAATCCCAACATCAGAACAAAACACACTTTCTACAATCACCAGAAGACTTTCGCCAATTTCTATCAGAATACAAGAAATAG
- a CDS encoding Lacal_2735 family protein produces the protein MFRSYFQRSAKRKLEKKYAKLLNEAHRLSTINRALSDQKMAEADHVLQQLNT, from the coding sequence ATGTTCAGAAGTTATTTTCAAAGGTCAGCAAAAAGAAAACTGGAAAAGAAATACGCAAAACTGCTAAATGAGGCTCACCGATTGTCAACAATCAATCGAGCATTGAGCGACCAGAAGATGGCAGAAGCTGATCATGTACTTCAACAATTAAATACTTAA
- a CDS encoding SiaB family protein kinase, with the protein MDKESNEMLGAFDEWKDEKITQKNMTEDVKKKSESVTDNPSANSFDLYNKIYNENVLLMYKGAITFDLVTSVIETLDRKVNMTESDKKVQKLFYSAAVECVHNLYHHMDEVKGHFKEISEHDAKSGLITVIAKEKYYNIITGNFIPTKHTYDLKDKIEEVNNTDKNGLRALYKETLSNGEFSEKGTAGLGLIQLARKTGERLNYKFDKVNSEYSYFTFQIKINRV; encoded by the coding sequence ATGGATAAAGAATCAAATGAAATGCTAGGCGCCTTCGATGAATGGAAGGATGAAAAAATTACTCAAAAGAATATGACTGAAGACGTAAAGAAAAAAAGCGAATCTGTGACAGATAATCCTAGTGCTAACAGCTTCGATTTGTATAATAAGATATATAATGAGAACGTGTTGCTCATGTACAAGGGGGCTATTACGTTTGACCTGGTTACCTCAGTAATTGAAACGCTAGATAGAAAGGTGAACATGACCGAGTCCGATAAAAAAGTACAAAAGCTTTTTTATAGTGCGGCGGTTGAATGTGTGCATAATCTTTATCACCATATGGATGAAGTGAAAGGCCATTTCAAGGAAATCTCCGAACATGATGCCAAATCAGGGTTGATCACAGTAATTGCGAAGGAAAAATATTACAATATCATCACTGGCAATTTTATTCCAACCAAACATACTTATGATTTGAAGGATAAGATTGAAGAAGTGAACAATACGGATAAAAACGGCCTTAGAGCACTCTATAAGGAAACACTTAGTAATGGGGAGTTTTCTGAAAAAGGTACGGCTGGATTGGGATTAATTCAATTAGCCAGAAAAACTGGAGAACGTTTGAATTATAAATTCGACAAGGTAAACAGTGAGTATTCTTATTTCACCTTTCAGATCAAAATCAACAGAGTATAA
- a CDS encoding fasciclin domain-containing protein, giving the protein MKNTFLLSFLLLFSVSLVMVSCDDDDNNMDGDDSSNDIVAVLQANDFNILAAAATQAGLIETLQGDGPFTVFAPTDAAFAQLLIDLGVDGLGDISNLDLVEVLTYHVVAAEVYSADVADGDVTTVNGADITLATSDGITVNGVSVVSPFDLAASNGVVHAIDEVLVPEGFELSPTKDIVATAVASGYSSLAAALTRADLISALQADGPFTVFAPTDAAFATLLTTIGQESIDDVPVDVLVEILKYHVVSGEVPSSAVTAGNVATLQGDEITLATEGGITVNGAKVVSPFDVETTNGIIHTIDAVLVPEDVLAFVGTVLEPAYFNKNFTTLITAAVKADLVTTILDAEALTIFAPTNEAFTASGIDLDAATSAAVADILKYHVVGSKVLSSGIPANAETLQGDDIYFSLVDAGNFINGSAEITTVDVESGTGVVHIIDEVLEPAAGTIVDVTSALADDGSFTSLLAALTRTAGEGSPQDLVAVLNGAGPYTVFAPTDAAFTELLDSNESWTTLNDIPIATLVDVLKYHVVSGRVYDVDLAGALTANKVASVEGTDLTFDLTELTINTSANITGTNVHATNGVIHVIDEVLLIP; this is encoded by the coding sequence ATGAAAAATACATTCTTATTATCCTTCTTATTATTATTTTCAGTTTCGTTAGTCATGGTAAGCTGTGATGACGATGACAACAACATGGATGGAGACGATTCATCAAATGATATCGTCGCTGTACTACAGGCTAATGATTTCAATATTTTAGCTGCTGCAGCAACGCAGGCTGGATTGATTGAAACTTTGCAAGGTGATGGTCCTTTCACTGTTTTTGCACCAACGGATGCCGCATTTGCACAATTGCTGATTGATCTAGGTGTAGATGGTTTAGGAGATATCTCAAACTTAGACTTGGTCGAAGTTTTGACTTATCACGTGGTCGCTGCAGAGGTTTATTCCGCGGATGTAGCTGATGGAGACGTAACTACTGTGAATGGAGCCGATATTACATTAGCTACTTCAGATGGCATTACAGTCAATGGCGTTTCTGTAGTTTCTCCTTTTGATTTAGCTGCTTCTAATGGCGTTGTACATGCTATCGATGAAGTATTAGTACCTGAGGGCTTCGAATTATCTCCAACCAAAGATATTGTAGCAACTGCAGTAGCTAGCGGTTATAGTTCATTAGCCGCTGCTTTAACTCGAGCTGATTTAATAAGTGCATTACAGGCTGACGGACCATTCACAGTTTTTGCTCCGACAGATGCTGCATTTGCAACGTTATTGACTACAATTGGCCAGGAGAGCATTGATGATGTCCCTGTAGACGTCCTTGTAGAGATTCTGAAGTATCATGTAGTAAGTGGAGAAGTACCTTCTTCAGCGGTTACAGCTGGTAATGTAGCTACACTTCAAGGTGACGAAATTACATTGGCAACTGAGGGTGGAATTACGGTGAATGGAGCGAAGGTTGTTAGCCCATTTGATGTAGAAACGACTAATGGCATTATTCATACTATCGATGCCGTACTTGTGCCTGAGGATGTATTGGCATTCGTAGGAACTGTTCTCGAACCAGCTTATTTCAACAAGAACTTTACCACTCTAATAACTGCTGCAGTAAAAGCAGACTTAGTTACTACCATTTTAGATGCAGAAGCACTAACAATTTTTGCTCCTACAAATGAGGCATTTACAGCATCGGGTATCGATTTGGATGCTGCAACCTCAGCAGCAGTAGCAGATATATTAAAATATCATGTGGTAGGATCTAAGGTATTAAGTTCCGGAATTCCAGCGAACGCTGAAACCTTGCAAGGTGATGACATCTACTTTTCTTTAGTTGATGCAGGAAATTTCATCAATGGGTCAGCCGAGATCACCACAGTGGATGTGGAATCTGGTACTGGTGTGGTGCATATCATTGACGAAGTATTGGAGCCAGCAGCTGGAACAATAGTGGATGTAACCTCAGCACTTGCCGACGATGGATCATTTACTTCTCTATTAGCTGCCCTAACAAGGACGGCAGGAGAAGGATCTCCACAAGATTTAGTTGCTGTTTTGAATGGCGCAGGTCCTTACACAGTTTTTGCACCTACGGACGCTGCTTTTACCGAATTGTTGGACAGCAATGAGTCATGGACTACTTTGAATGACATTCCGATTGCTACATTGGTAGATGTTTTGAAATACCATGTTGTATCGGGTAGAGTGTATGATGTAGACTTGGCTGGAGCACTAACTGCCAACAAAGTAGCCTCTGTAGAAGGAACGGATTTAACATTCGATTTAACAGAATTAACCATTAACACGAGTGCCAACATTACGGGTACAAATGTTCATGCTACGAATGGTGTAATACATGTGATTGACGAAGTGTTGTTGATCCCATAA